A single genomic interval of Methanocorpusculum sp. harbors:
- a CDS encoding DUF362 domain-containing protein yields MKSITGSAKCDTYDREKVLEAVAKAIKASGGLPRVDGRKVLLKPNLLSDAGIDRAITTHPEIVYAVGKLILEAGGVLTIADSPGAGIIYSPRVLKRVYHKCGIEKVAEELGIKLSYDTGYQERSCIKGNVMKRFTVINQACNADVIISVCKLKTHMFTHFSGAVKNTFGVVPGLDKPVFHSRFPDAIDFSEMLVDLNELIEPDFVVMDAIVGMEGNGPMGGQPRDVGYILASHSVYGLDISAQTLVNMRPESIGTTMAALRRGLVDEVEVEGDEIIPITDYVHPSTYHGNQRDSWHKKTIYRKLQRVGKMYEPSPVVNNKKCIGCGQCARICPVKAVEIIQGKAIFDLTNCIRCYCCHEMCQYHAIVMKRSISGKVIHKVIH; encoded by the coding sequence ATGAAAAGTATAACCGGTTCGGCAAAATGCGACACCTACGACAGGGAAAAAGTTCTTGAAGCGGTAGCAAAAGCGATAAAAGCTTCCGGCGGCCTGCCGCGGGTCGACGGCAGAAAAGTCCTGTTAAAACCCAATCTCTTATCCGATGCCGGAATCGACCGTGCGATCACCACGCATCCCGAAATCGTCTACGCTGTCGGAAAACTGATCCTCGAAGCAGGCGGGGTCTTAACGATCGCCGACAGTCCGGGTGCCGGTATCATCTATTCTCCGAGAGTCCTCAAGAGAGTCTACCACAAATGCGGCATTGAAAAAGTCGCAGAGGAACTCGGCATCAAACTCTCCTATGATACCGGATATCAGGAACGATCCTGCATCAAAGGGAACGTGATGAAACGGTTCACCGTCATCAATCAGGCGTGCAATGCGGATGTCATCATCTCGGTCTGCAAATTAAAGACCCACATGTTCACGCATTTTTCCGGCGCCGTGAAAAACACCTTCGGGGTCGTCCCTGGTCTGGACAAACCGGTATTCCACTCCAGATTCCCGGATGCGATCGACTTTTCTGAGATGCTCGTTGATTTAAACGAACTCATCGAGCCTGACTTCGTCGTTATGGACGCGATAGTCGGGATGGAAGGAAACGGTCCGATGGGCGGCCAGCCGCGAGATGTCGGCTACATCCTTGCTTCGCACTCAGTCTATGGGCTCGACATCTCCGCCCAGACCCTCGTGAACATGCGGCCCGAATCCATCGGAACAACGATGGCCGCCCTCAGACGCGGACTGGTCGATGAAGTCGAGGTCGAAGGGGACGAGATCATACCGATCACGGATTATGTCCATCCGTCCACCTACCACGGAAACCAAAGGGATTCGTGGCACAAGAAAACGATATACCGCAAACTGCAGCGTGTCGGCAAGATGTACGAACCCTCGCCTGTCGTAAACAACAAAAAATGCATCGGGTGCGGCCAGTGTGCACGGATCTGTCCGGTAAAAGCCGTCGAGATCATACAGGGAAAAGCGATTTTCGATCTGACCAACTGTATCAGATGTTACTGCTGCCACGAAATGTGCCAGTATCATGCGATCGTCATGAAACGATCCATCAGCGGAAAAGTCATCCACAAAGTCATCCACTGA
- a CDS encoding NAD(P)/FAD-dependent oxidoreductase, producing MKWAILGGGLTGVTLARLLKEKGHEVTVLEKEPKIGGLCKSEVRNEFTFDCGGSHIIFSRDTDVLAFMQNALADNREFRNRNTKIFYKGQYVKYPFENGLSALPKEDLFFCINEYVKNLVAVEKGEVAEPTSFKDWIYYTFGKGIAECYLVPYNEKIWNYPTDKMSKHWMDGRVPRPPVEDIIKSAIGIETEGYTHQAVFSYPIEGGIEALIHAIAKPIVRSIKTNYTVTSVVNTGDGWAVSNGKETILADRVISTLPLQTLLPMLDVPSQIQEACDALRYNSIACISVGFKGTLPDISWMYVPEEKWGAFNRLSFPSNFSSKVAPKGCSAVLAEITYNEGDNVSKMNDEEIIMHTVDGLVRMGIIPSSDDVVHTAVDHFKFAYVVYDLDYLKNIKIVREYLEGTLGIDLVGRFSEFEYINMDGCIRSAMNFVEKKA from the coding sequence GTGAAATGGGCAATTTTAGGCGGAGGTCTGACCGGGGTCACTCTCGCCCGTCTCCTCAAGGAAAAAGGACATGAAGTCACGGTTCTCGAAAAGGAACCAAAGATCGGTGGTCTGTGCAAATCCGAAGTGAGAAACGAATTTACGTTCGACTGCGGAGGATCGCATATCATCTTCTCCCGTGATACCGATGTTCTCGCGTTCATGCAGAACGCTCTGGCCGACAACCGGGAATTTAGAAACAGAAACACCAAAATATTCTATAAAGGTCAGTATGTTAAATACCCGTTCGAAAACGGACTATCAGCTCTGCCAAAGGAAGACTTATTCTTCTGCATCAATGAATACGTCAAGAATCTGGTAGCGGTCGAAAAAGGCGAGGTCGCAGAGCCAACGAGCTTCAAGGACTGGATCTACTACACGTTCGGCAAAGGGATCGCTGAATGTTATCTCGTTCCGTACAATGAGAAGATCTGGAACTATCCCACCGACAAAATGTCGAAACACTGGATGGACGGACGCGTTCCCCGCCCGCCGGTAGAGGACATCATCAAATCGGCGATCGGTATCGAGACCGAAGGCTACACCCATCAGGCGGTCTTTTCCTATCCGATCGAAGGCGGTATCGAAGCCCTAATCCACGCCATCGCGAAGCCGATCGTGCGTTCGATCAAGACAAACTACACCGTCACCTCGGTCGTGAACACAGGCGACGGATGGGCGGTCTCCAACGGAAAAGAGACGATTTTGGCCGACCGGGTCATCTCGACACTGCCACTCCAGACGCTTCTTCCGATGCTGGATGTTCCATCCCAAATACAGGAGGCATGCGACGCTCTTCGATACAACTCCATCGCCTGTATCTCAGTCGGATTCAAAGGGACCCTTCCGGACATCTCCTGGATGTATGTGCCGGAAGAAAAATGGGGGGCTTTCAACCGCCTCTCCTTCCCGTCCAACTTTTCGAGCAAGGTCGCGCCCAAAGGCTGCTCGGCGGTCCTCGCCGAGATCACCTACAACGAAGGCGACAACGTCTCAAAGATGAACGATGAGGAGATCATTATGCACACGGTCGACGGTCTCGTCAGAATGGGGATCATCCCCTCGAGCGATGACGTCGTTCATACGGCGGTCGATCACTTCAAGTTCGCGTACGTCGTCTACGATCTCGATTACCTGAAAAATATTAAAATCGTCCGGGAATATCTTGAAGGAACTCTTGGCATCGACCTTGTTGGCAGGTTCTCCGAGTTTGAATACATCAATATGGACGGCTGCATCAGGAGCGCCATGAATTTTGTGGAGAAAAAGGCATGA
- a CDS encoding glycosyltransferase family 4 protein: MRVNIRVENYSVFKYVGCATVAMMLYNGLQKTPGVEVELNSKKHDHDITHCHTLGPGAVWSMLRAKHVKVLTAHSTPSLNANNLAGASLINKIYKPMYGRYDHIITITGDNEREIKEMLPDMPTTRIPSCVNMEKFRPDAEKRRIFRETYGFSDDDKVILQVAQQTPRKGIYDFLDLADALPEYKFMWVGGFPYGPISDNRKKVEARKAKAGDNVIFPGFVPDITGVYAGADVFLFPSYGDLMSISIMEALSSGLPVISRDLSEYRELFPGIAGFFTKNEDIAPLLADDAMLRNAASHARASVEPYDIYKVAKMHADLYAELLA, from the coding sequence ATGAGAGTAAATATCCGGGTCGAGAATTATTCGGTATTCAAATATGTCGGCTGTGCGACGGTCGCAATGATGCTGTACAATGGTCTGCAGAAGACCCCGGGCGTCGAGGTAGAGCTCAACAGCAAAAAGCATGACCACGACATAACCCACTGTCATACCCTTGGTCCGGGAGCAGTCTGGTCGATGCTGCGGGCAAAACATGTCAAAGTGCTGACCGCCCACTCGACCCCGAGCCTGAACGCCAATAATCTTGCCGGAGCCTCACTCATCAATAAGATCTACAAGCCGATGTACGGCAGATATGATCATATTATCACGATCACAGGAGACAACGAACGGGAGATCAAAGAGATGCTCCCCGATATGCCGACGACGAGGATCCCAAGCTGCGTGAACATGGAGAAGTTCCGCCCCGACGCAGAAAAACGCCGGATCTTCCGGGAAACCTACGGCTTTTCGGACGACGACAAGGTGATCCTGCAGGTCGCCCAGCAGACCCCGAGAAAAGGCATCTATGATTTCCTGGACCTGGCTGATGCTTTGCCGGAATACAAGTTCATGTGGGTCGGCGGGTTCCCGTACGGTCCGATCTCGGACAACAGGAAAAAGGTCGAGGCACGGAAAGCCAAAGCCGGCGACAATGTGATCTTCCCGGGATTCGTCCCGGACATCACCGGCGTATATGCCGGAGCCGACGTATTTCTGTTCCCGTCCTACGGGGATCTTATGTCGATCTCGATCATGGAAGCGCTTTCGAGCGGTCTTCCGGTCATATCGCGTGATCTCTCCGAATACCGGGAACTTTTCCCGGGGATCGCCGGATTCTTTACCAAAAACGAGGACATCGCCCCCCTGCTCGCAGACGATGCGATGCTGAGAAACGCTGCGTCCCATGCACGGGCATCGGTCGAGCCGTATGATATATACAAAGTCGCAAAGATGCATGCAGATCTTTATGCGGAGTTATTAGCATGA
- a CDS encoding glycosyltransferase: MISVVVPSFNEEEGIEAFLKSLCDQTLPRDQYEIVVVDGGSKDKTREIAEKYADKVFIQTSKKVGGARNDGVLASKYDLIVTTDADCFLPRPWLETIVKDFEKYPDASTIYGPIYPLEPGFKHKFEVFLYNIVVRIGGRTGIFYATLGANTAFRKNLFIEAGMYKVCDAGDDWELPKRMKNYGRVVLDMKMIIGFSMRRYINFGLFRSAFQWFYVVAKGGFSDKHQYMGKDYTKK; the protein is encoded by the coding sequence ATGATTTCAGTCGTAGTTCCATCATTCAATGAAGAGGAAGGCATCGAAGCCTTCCTGAAAAGTCTCTGTGACCAGACACTCCCAAGAGATCAGTATGAGATCGTCGTGGTCGACGGCGGATCCAAGGATAAGACCCGCGAGATCGCAGAGAAATACGCGGACAAGGTGTTCATCCAGACAAGCAAAAAAGTCGGCGGAGCCAGAAACGACGGCGTTCTTGCGAGCAAATATGATCTGATCGTGACGACCGATGCGGATTGTTTCCTGCCGAGACCCTGGCTCGAAACGATCGTAAAGGACTTCGAGAAGTATCCTGATGCATCCACGATCTACGGACCGATCTATCCGCTGGAACCCGGATTCAAGCATAAATTCGAGGTGTTCCTGTACAATATCGTGGTCCGGATCGGAGGACGGACAGGTATTTTCTATGCGACGCTTGGAGCGAACACGGCGTTTAGGAAAAACCTCTTCATCGAGGCAGGGATGTATAAGGTCTGCGATGCCGGAGACGACTGGGAGCTGCCTAAACGCATGAAAAACTACGGACGCGTCGTTCTCGATATGAAGATGATCATCGGCTTTTCGATGCGGCGGTACATCAACTTCGGTCTGTTCCGCTCGGCGTTCCAGTGGTTCTACGTGGTCGCAAAAGGCGGATTTTCGGACAAACACCAGTATATGGGTAAGGATTATACGAAAAAATAA
- a CDS encoding TIGR00269 family protein, giving the protein MTKGCDHCDKKAVYVDPVTKQRFCGEHFSAWFENGVSAAIEKYRMIEPGDQIAVGLSGGKDSTVLLTVLGKLDLDAELIPITVDEGIGGYRDDTILAATRLCDKLGLADKLVSFTDICGKTLDELLANDPRQACSVCGTLRRRALNQAAREVGATKIATGHCLDDEAQSVLMNYLRGDVTRVTGSFQTNADTMFLPRIKPLCRSTERETVAYGLVNHLLTDLPECPYTKYALRAGVRTGLGKLEYKNPGTMMKIVTGQEKLLAKLGPREGEITAMGRCEICGEPTSHRLCAACTLIEKLE; this is encoded by the coding sequence ATGACGAAAGGGTGCGATCACTGCGATAAAAAGGCGGTGTACGTCGATCCTGTCACGAAACAGCGGTTCTGCGGCGAGCATTTTTCCGCATGGTTCGAGAACGGCGTTTCGGCCGCGATCGAAAAATACCGGATGATCGAACCGGGCGACCAGATCGCGGTGGGTCTTTCGGGCGGGAAGGACTCGACGGTGCTTTTGACGGTTCTTGGAAAACTGGATCTGGATGCCGAGCTTATCCCGATCACGGTGGATGAGGGGATCGGCGGGTACCGGGATGATACGATCCTCGCGGCGACCAGGCTCTGCGATAAGCTTGGTCTCGCCGATAAACTGGTCTCTTTTACTGATATCTGCGGGAAAACGCTGGATGAACTGCTGGCAAATGACCCCAGGCAGGCGTGTTCGGTGTGCGGAACGCTGCGCCGACGTGCCCTGAATCAGGCTGCCCGCGAAGTAGGGGCAACGAAGATCGCGACGGGGCATTGTCTGGATGATGAGGCACAGTCTGTTTTGATGAATTATCTGCGGGGGGATGTGACCCGGGTGACGGGGTCGTTTCAGACGAATGCGGACACGATGTTTTTGCCGAGGATCAAACCGCTCTGCCGTTCAACTGAGCGGGAGACCGTTGCCTACGGACTCGTGAACCATCTGCTCACCGATCTGCCGGAGTGCCCATACACAAAGTACGCTCTGCGTGCGGGGGTCCGGACAGGGCTTGGGAAGCTGGAGTACAAAAATCCCGGGACGATGATGAAGATCGTGACCGGCCAGGAGAAGCTTCTCGCAAAGCTCGGACCCCGGGAAGGGGAGATTACGGCGATGGGCCGCTGCGAGATCTGCGGGGAGCCGACGAGTCATCGGCTGTGTGCGGCGTGTACGCTGATCGAAAAGCTGGAGTGA
- a CDS encoding InlB B-repeat-containing protein — translation MKNKDSLQTSGQTYRIMPAEFSYRMLILFFVLLMAGGVFCGSAAAYDDIQYAQNLSDALNISVTGAAYANGNTVYLLQDVPLNYTINITAENPITLTTVDSAPYTIFRNVSSVSLFNISSGTFILEGNNEYNLTIDGNMTTYGGANGNSLIYVNGGIFTMNAGSVLQNSTTSSVGGGGLYLNDGTFNMNGGDISNNNADNCGGGVYVNDGMFNMTGGNISGNTGGDFGGGVEVYSGTFNMTGGNISNNTAIEGGGVNLDNGIFTMNGGNISENTAGTGGGGVEVNGGTFNMILGNISNNTAESDGGGVLVNGGTFNLDGGNIFTNTAESDGGGVDVNGGTFNMRGSATVDSDNDVYLDVGTIFDPIKSYINVTGVLASGSGTLNITPWYTNGTVISYNNGVSLGTWTSNFALNQTWASSNPTLALGQSGSDILLGTNCTVNFSINDATLYLSQYNVSGALLAQPADPARTGYTFNGWNNTSASGTPWNFTTDRIVGNTNLYANWSVNPTPTPTPVPTSSGGNGGNTNNNADAGSVSPDGTFTTNDGGLTISYPAGSSIIVTVFPDYFGETTAPSGISYLYEYDVYSTAGSGTSVTLVFRVNESVLKEKGVAPENISILHYFDGKWYNMTILSIGHVDGEYLYTVTSTHTSPFMVVYNINASLFPLEGASTPTLTPTTGPTIEPISTTTPTPTQTPSSPVPIIGIIAGLGAVALLMRRK, via the coding sequence ATGAAAAACAAAGATTCATTACAAACCAGCGGGCAGACGTATCGAATCATGCCCGCTGAATTCAGTTACCGAATGTTGATCCTATTTTTTGTTTTGCTTATGGCTGGAGGAGTTTTTTGCGGTTCTGCGGCTGCTTATGACGATATTCAATATGCACAGAATCTCTCGGATGCCCTGAATATTTCGGTCACAGGTGCGGCATATGCAAATGGTAATACTGTGTATCTCCTGCAGGACGTGCCGCTCAATTATACGATCAACATCACTGCCGAGAATCCCATCACTCTTACAACTGTGGATAGTGCCCCTTACACAATTTTCCGTAATGTGAGCAGTGTCTCTCTGTTCAATATAAGTTCAGGTACATTTATTCTGGAAGGTAACAACGAGTATAATCTTACCATTGACGGAAACATGACGACATATGGTGGTGCAAATGGGAACTCCCTCATTTATGTAAATGGAGGAATATTCACTATGAATGCCGGGTCTGTTCTGCAGAATAGTACTACATCTTCCGTTGGAGGCGGCGGGTTGTATTTGAATGACGGCACGTTCAACATGAATGGTGGAGACATATCCAACAACAATGCAGACAACTGTGGCGGCGGGGTGTATGTGAATGACGGCATGTTCAATATGACCGGTGGAAACATTTCCGGGAACACTGGTGGCGACTTCGGCGGAGGGGTGGAGGTGTATTCCGGTACGTTCAATATGACCGGCGGGAACATATCCAACAACACCGCGATCGAAGGCGGCGGGGTGAATCTAGATAATGGTATTTTCACAATGAACGGCGGGAACATATCAGAAAACACCGCTGGAACCGGAGGAGGAGGGGTGGAAGTGAATGGAGGCACGTTCAATATGATCCTTGGGAATATATCCAACAACACAGCTGAATCCGACGGCGGTGGGGTGCTTGTGAATGGCGGAACGTTCAATTTGGACGGCGGAAACATATTTACCAACACAGCTGAATCCGACGGCGGTGGGGTAGATGTGAATGGCGGAACGTTCAATATGAGAGGTTCTGCAACTGTTGATTCAGACAATGATGTGTATCTGGACGTCGGCACTATATTTGACCCAATAAAAAGCTATATCAATGTAACCGGTGTTCTTGCCTCAGGATCCGGGACGCTTAACATTACGCCGTGGTATACAAACGGCACTGTTATCAGCTATAATAACGGGGTTTCACTTGGAACATGGACCAGCAATTTTGCATTGAACCAAACGTGGGCAAGCAGCAATCCCACGCTGGCTCTTGGACAATCCGGCAGCGATATTTTACTTGGAACGAATTGTACCGTCAATTTCAGCATCAATGACGCAACATTATATCTCAGCCAGTACAATGTCTCCGGGGCTTTGCTTGCACAACCGGCAGATCCTGCGAGAACGGGCTATACGTTCAACGGCTGGAACAATACCAGTGCTTCCGGAACTCCATGGAACTTTACTACTGACAGGATAGTTGGAAACACGAACCTCTACGCAAACTGGAGCGTGAATCCGACGCCGACACCAACGCCGGTGCCGACAAGCAGCGGCGGAAACGGAGGTAACACCAATAATAACGCCGATGCCGGTTCCGTTTCACCTGACGGCACATTCACCACGAACGACGGCGGTCTTACTATCTCCTATCCTGCCGGATCATCCATTATTGTAACGGTGTTCCCGGATTATTTTGGGGAAACAACTGCTCCCTCGGGCATTTCCTACCTCTACGAATATGATGTTTACAGCACTGCAGGTTCAGGAACATCGGTCACACTCGTGTTCAGGGTAAATGAATCGGTACTCAAAGAAAAGGGAGTGGCCCCTGAGAATATTTCCATCCTCCACTACTTTGACGGAAAGTGGTATAACATGACGATACTATCGATCGGACATGTCGATGGAGAATATCTGTACACCGTCACGTCGACCCATACATCACCGTTTATGGTCGTCTACAACATCAATGCATCCTTGTTCCCTTTAGAGGGAGCAAGTACCCCGACGTTGACGCCGACCACCGGTCCAACCATTGAACCGATATCGACGACGACGCCAACCCCGACACAAACACCGTCTTCACCCGTGCCGATCATCGGTATTATTGCAGGACTGGGAGCTGTCGCTCTTCTCATGAGAAGAAAATAA